The sequence CTCATCGATCATCCACCAGGTGACGCCCGGGCCCGGAGTGGGCGTAGCCCGGAAGGCGAAGATGACGATGGCAGTACCGATGAGTGTCGCCCGTGCCTCGGGAGTGAGCTCGCGCGTCAGCCGCTCGATGAGAAAGGCGACGATGGCGAAGGAGCCTATAAACACGATCTCCTCGTTGTAGGGCAGATTGCCGAGACCCACGGCGAGTGTGAACACCACGAACAGCAGGCTACCGCCGAGGATCCACCAGTTGGGTTTGGTCGCATCCACGTGCTCCAGGATCAGCGACTGCACTTCGGCGCGGCTCTTGCCCGCGCGGAGCAGCCGGCGCCGGTCGCGCGCCTTGAGGAGCGAGGCGCTCACCACACCCAGCACCGAGATCGCGGGGATGCTCAGGGCCATCAGGTAGACGTCGCGGTAAATGCGCGCAATGTCTGCTTGCGGGAGCTTCTCCACGCCGGTGAAGAGGTAAAGGTTGATGAGCGCCACCAGCGTGCTGCCGCCGATAATGGCCACGCGCCCGAGCGTCTGCATGGTGGTGTGCATGAGCTTGCGAGTGGCCGGATCGACGGGGCGACCGTCCTCATCGACGCGCGGCACCGCCTCTACGGTCATCGCGTCGGCGACCGCGTCCTGGATCACATAGCCGATCGGTGACAGCAGCGCGCTCACCACGAACCATACCTCCGCCGGCATGATGGCGGTCATAGCCTCGCGCTCGCCGATAAGGAACACCATGATGAGCAGGCCCACCGTGATGAGGCTCGCGCCCAGATAGACAAGCAGGCTCTTCCAACGCCAGATGAGATCGACCAGATGCCCCAGCGGCATCTTGAGCACCCAGGGGATCCCCGCCCAGAAGCCCAGCGCGGCGAGGAAGGCGGCGGAGAGGCCCAAGTAATCCTTGACGAAGAAGGTGCCGACGATGCCGGTCAGGCCAGAGATCCCAGCCCCCATGTAGACCATGAGCGGCGGCAGATAGGACAGCCGCATTTCGCGGCCGAGCTCAAGAATGTTGCGATCGATCCAGCGATAAGCGGGAGTGATCATCTTGGGTTTCTATTCGCTGCGCGCTTCTATTCGCTGCGCGCAAGGCGGTAACCGTAATACCAATGGTTCGTGGTCTTGCCGATGTTTCTGACGGTGTGGCTCGTGCCGGCCGGTATCAAAACCTCTTCGCCTGGCTGAGGGTGGAGCGTTCGCCTCCGAAATGACACCTCGATCTCCCCATCGATTAGCATCACGATCTCATCAGCGTCGTGGACGAAGTCGGCCCAGACCCGCCCGGGCGGGTCCGTCCAGATGGCACAGCTAAACCCACGCCCCGCCCATTGTTTCGCAACGTTTGTCTGCTGCATTGCCCCTCCGTCTACCGGACGCGCTTCACTATACAACCCGTATTCTAGCGCGATTGCCGCCTCGCGCGTTGGCAGCCGATCTCGCGGTCGGG comes from Pseudomonadota bacterium and encodes:
- a CDS encoding cupin domain-containing protein, translating into MQQTNVAKQWAGRGFSCAIWTDPPGRVWADFVHDADEIVMLIDGEIEVSFRRRTLHPQPGEEVLIPAGTSHTVRNIGKTTNHWYYGYRLARSE